The following proteins are encoded in a genomic region of Nakaseomyces glabratus chromosome J, complete sequence:
- the CHM7 gene encoding phosphatidic acid-binding protein CHM7 (CAGL0J04906g~Ortholog(s) have cytoplasm localization), protein MDKLVSQSRLNSLYKDFRPLKELNFDGYVANVNDWQNYLLKKYFPKQDKICVTIGTRFLQDISDKKYGAPASIDVVIDNLIQENILIKLDEFKNSATKRDEKTITRIFSWIHASSIGKLNRYQSRKNDNATNYLKQDTFVIRPLLEEKFTKIYDIIRNNILAKATTVCDLIFPLEDFIDFSGISYTLPSDSLIEWEVMLNYLEYHKNTITRKENIVKIIDPLVESIYKQFGVEITETDQSIAEIKQCFTNIENAIEKYEIEVYEYKMKLKGDDFKKLTKIAQTEYKRGYFLAQKMLLKLFKFRNNLVEVKYQLDMSVSNLVLYKTLQSSNKIITTINGKIGPAEKVHDLLEEIRERSTDNEEITKVLSMEISKFDDDELDEELKEMEKELAGQEISKTQSEKNKEDDESKILEQLENLNIKDEQSLNVVNNNSNKKHNEKFMLREEAA, encoded by the coding sequence ATGGACAAGCTTGTATCTCAGAGCAGGTTAAATTCCCTATACAAAGATTTCAGACCCTTGAAGGAACTAAACTTCGACGGTTATGTTGCTAATGTCAATGATTGGCAAAACTATTTactgaaaaaatatttccCTAAGCAGGATAAGATCTGTGTCACTATTGGTACGAGATTCCTTCAGGATATTAGTGACAAGAAATATGGAGCTCCCGCGAGTATAGATGTTGTAATCGATAACCTGATTCAGGAAAACATTTTAATTAAATTAGATGAATTCAAAAACAGTGCTACAAAAAGGGATGAAAAGACAATAACAAGGATATTTTCATGGATTCATGCTTCTTCAATAGGTAAGCTGAATAGATATCAATCCCGAAAGAATGACAACGCTacaaattatttgaaacaGGACACATTTGTGATTAGGCCTCTCCTAGAGGAGAAATTTACTAAAATCTACGACATCATCagaaataatattcttgCCAAAGCTACCACAGTATGTGATTTGATATTTCCTCTAGAAGATTTTATCGATTTTTCAGGTATATCTTACACTTTGCCAAGTGATTCACTTATCGAATGGGAGGTAATGTTAAATTATCTAGAGTATCACAAAAATACGATAACcaggaaagaaaatatagtAAAGATTATTGACCCTCTAGTAGaaagtatatataaacaattTGGTGTGGAAATCACAGAAACTGACCAGAGTATAGCAGAAATTAAACAATGCTTTACTAACATCGAAAACGCAATAGAGAAATATGAGATAGAGGTTTATGAATATAAGATGAAACTAAAAGGAGATGACTTTAAGAAACTAACGAAAATAGCTCAGACGGAGTATAAACGAGGATACTTTTTAGCTCAGAAAATGCTACTGAAATTGTTCAAGTTTAGAAACAATCTGGTAGAAGTGAAGTATCAATTGGATATGAGTGTCTCAAACTTGGTACTATACAAGACATTACAAtcttcaaataaaataattacaACGATAAATGGCAAGATAGGTCCCGCAGAAAAAGTACATGATTTGCTTGAAGAAATCAGAGAGAGGTCAACAGATAATGAAGAGATCACAAAAGTTCTATCAATGGAAATATCGAAATTTGACGATGATGAGTTGGATGAGGAGctaaaagaaatggaaaaGGAGCTTGCAGGTCAAGAGATATCTAAAACTCAGAGcgaaaagaacaaagaagatgatgaaagtAAGATTCTCGAACAATTAGAGAATTTGAACATCAAAGATGAACAATCATTAAACGTAGTTAACAATaattcaaataagaaaCATAATGAGAAATTTATGTTACGGGAAGAAGCAGCGTAA
- the MTR4 gene encoding ATP-dependent RNA helicase MTR4 (CAGL0J04928g~Ortholog(s) have ATP-dependent 3'-5' RNA helicase activity, mRNA binding, poly(A) binding activity), with protein sequence MDSNDLFDVFSAVPEEVPDVSDEEIENDSAKVPKSNEKHTLTSDEEDGESNKKVKPNKTSGSKKETSKIIPIVADDFEQEASREVDASAGLSTQATTEVEEDGKVKLSHQVRHQVALPPFYDYKPIGQHKRTNEARTYPFTLDPFQDTAISCIDRGESVLVSAHTSAGKTVVAEYAIAQSLREKQRVIYTSPIKALSNQKYRELLAEFGDVGLMTGDITINPDAGCLVMTTEILRSMLYRGSEVMREVAWVIFDEVHYMRDKERGVVWEETIILLPDKVRYVFLSATIPNAMEFAEWICKIHSQPCHIVYTNFRPTPLQHYLFPAHGDGIYLVVDEKSTFREENFQKAMTSIGNQAGDDPNSTESRGKKGQTFKGGAAKGDAKGDIYKIVKMIWKKKYNPVIVFSFSKRDCEELALKMSKLDFNSDDEKDALTKIFNNAIALLPENDRELPQIKHILPLLRRGIGIHHSGLLPILKEVIEILFQEGFLKVLFATETFSIGLNMPAKTVVFTSVRKWDGQQFRWVSGGEYIQMSGRAGRRGLDDRGIVIMMIDEKMEPQVAKGMVKGQADRLDSAFHLGYNMILNLMRVEGISPEFMLENSFFQFQNVIAVPVMEKKLIEYQQQYDNIHIEDESGIKEYYEVKQTLKGYYEDVRKVMTHPAHLLSFLQPGRLIEVVVDGNQRYGWGAVVDFAKRVNKRNPTAVYSDYDSYIVNVVVSSMYVDSPINLIKPFNPAFPEGIRPAQEGEKSLCAIIPITISSITNVGNLRLFMPKDVKASGQVDIVGKSLKEVGRRFPDGIPLIDPVKHMKITDDDFMKLQKKIQVLEEKLKTNPLHGSVKLNELYEAYNSKHELSDAMKKLRAKITDSQAVIQLDDLRKRKRVLRRLEFCTPNDIIELKGRVACEISSGDELLLTELIFNGNFTELKPEQAAALLSCFAFQERCKEAPKLKPELSEPLKDLRELAAKIAKIMKDSKIEVVEKDYVESFRHELMEVVYEWCRGASFTQICKMTDVYEGSLIRMFKRLEELVKELVDVANTIGNQALREKMEAVLKLIHRDIVSAGSLYL encoded by the coding sequence ATGGATTCGAACGATTTGTTTGATGTCTTCTCGGCTGTGCCTGAAGAAGTACCTGATGTATCAGATGAAGAGATTGAGAATGACTCTGCCAAGGTACCGAAATCAAATGAAAAGCATACGCTAACttcagatgaagaagatggcgAGTCTAATAAGAAGGTGAAACCTAACAAAACAAGTGGTTCAAAGAAGGAAACTTCAAAGATTATTCCAATTGTAGCAGATGACTTCGAACAGGAAGCCTCGAGAGAAGTGGATGCATCCGCAGGATTATCTACTCAAGCTACTACTGAGGTTGAAGAGGATGGTAAAGTCAAACTTTCACATCAAGTCCGTCATCAAGTCGCACTACCTCCATTCTACGATTATAAACCTATTGGTCAGCATAAGAGAACCAATGAAGCCCGTACTTACCCTTTTACGTTAGACCCTTTCCAAGATACTGCTATCTCTTGTATAGATAGAGGTGAATCTGTTTTAGTTTCAGCTCACACATCTGCAGGTAAGACAGTGGTGGCTGAATATGCCATTGCCCAATCTTTGAGAGAGAAGCAAAGAGTTATTTACACATCACCAATCAAGGCTCTTTCGAATCAGAAATATAGAGAACTGTTGGCTGAATTTGGTGATGTTGGCTTAATGACCGGTGATATTACTATTAATCCCGATGCAGGTTGTTTGGTTATGACCACCGAAATTTTGAGAAGTATGCTTTACAGAGGTAGTGAGGTTATGAGAGAAGTGGCATGGGTTATCTTTGATGAGGTCCATTATATGAGAGACAAGGAACGTGGTGTTGTTTGGGAAGAAACTATCATTCTACTCCCAGATAAGGTGCGTTATGTCTTCTTATCTGCCACCATCCCAAATGCAATGGAGTTTGCTGAATGGATATGTAAAATCCATTCCCAACCATGTCATATTGTCTATACAAATTTTAGACCTACTCCACTTCAGCATTATCTGTTCCCCGCACATGGTGATGGTATTTATTTAGTTGTAGATGAAAAGAGTACTTTTAGAGAAGAGAATTTTCAGAAAGCTATGACTTCAATTGGGAACCAAGCTGGTGATGACCCTAACTCAACCGAATCAAGAGGTAAGAAGGGTCAAACATTTAAAGGTGGAGCAGCAAAAGGTGACGCAAAAGgtgatatatataaaattgtCAAGAtgatttggaaaaaaaaatataatccAGTAATTGTCTTCTCTTTTAGTAAACGTGATTGTGAAGAACTGGCTCTAAAAATGTCTAAGCTGGACTTCAattctgatgatgaaaaggaTGCATTGACtaaaatattcaacaaTGCAATTGCATTACTGCCTGAAAACGACAGAGAATTACCACAAATCAAACACATTCTACCATTGCTAAGGAGAGGTATTGGTATCCATCATTCGGGGTTATTACCTATATTAAAGGAAGTTATCGAAATCCTGTTCCAAGAGGGTTTCCTCAAGGTGCTATTTGCTACAGAAACTTTTTCCATCGGTTTGAATATGCCTGCTAAAACCGTTGTTTTTACATCTGTTAGAAAATGGGACGGTCAACAATTTAGATGGGTATCTGGTGGtgaatatattcaaatgtCTGGTCGTGCCGGTCGTCGTGGTCTGGATGATCGTGGTATTGTCATTATGATGATTGATGAAAAGATGGAACCTCAGGTCGCCAAGGGTATGGTTAAAGGTCAAGCTGACAGGCTGGACTCTGCGTTCCATTTGGGCTATAACatgattttgaatttgatgagAGTTGAAGGTATCTCCCCTGAGTTTATGTTGGAGaactctttctttcaattcCAAAATGTCATTGCAGTTCCAGTAATGGAGAAAAAACTAATTGAATATCAGCAACAATATGATAATATCCATATTGAAGATGAGTCAGGAATTAAAGAATACTATGAAGTCAAGCAGACCTTGAAAGGTTATTACGAAGATGTAAGGAAAGTAATGACTCATCCAGCACATTTATTGAGTTTCTTACAACCAGGCAGATTAATCGAGGTTGTAGTTGATGGAAATCAAAGATATGGTTGGGGTGCTGTCGTTGACTTTGCAAAGAGAGTAAACAAGAGGAACCCTACAGCTGTATATTCCGACTATGACTCTTATATTGTAAATGTGGTTGTTAGCTCAATGTATGTCGACTCACCTATTAACTTAATTAAACCATTCAATCCTGCATTCCCTGAAGGTATTCGTCCAGCCCAGGAAGGAGAAAAATCACTATGTGCTATTATTCCAATTACTATATCATCAATCACAAATGTCGGTAACCTAAGGCTATTTATGCCAAAGGATGTCAAAGCTTCCGGTCAAGTCGATATTGTTGGTAAATCATTGAAGGAAGTTGGAAGAAGATTCCCGGATGGAATCCCATTGATAGATCCAGTCAAGCATATGAAAATTACTGATGATGATTTCATGAAActgcaaaagaaaattcaaGTCCTAGaagaaaaactaaaaaCTAACCCATTACACGGTTCTGTCAAGTTAAATGAACTCTATGAAGCCTACAACTCTAAGCATGAGTTATCCGATGCAATGAAGAAACTACGAGCAAAAATTACTGATTCACAAGCTGTTATCCAGCTAGATGACCTAAGGAAACGTAAGAGAGTTTTACGTAGACTAGAATTCTGTACACCAAATGACATTATTGAGCTAAAAGGTAGAGTTGCGTGTGAAATTTCAAGTGGTGATGAATTGCTTTTAACAGAGTTGATTTTCAATGGTAACTTTACTGAACTGAAACCAGAACAAGCTGCTGCATTACTTTCATGTTTTGCATTCCAAGAACGTTGCAAAGAAGCACCTAAACTAAAACCAGAGCTATCCGAGCCATTGAAAGATTTGAGGGAACTAGCAGCCAAAATAGCAAAAATCATGAAAGACTCTAAGATTGAGGTAGTAGAAAAGGATTATGTAGAGAGTTTCCGCCACGAATTGATGGAAGTTGTCTACGAGTGGTGTAGAGGTGCCTCTTTTACTCAAATTTGTAAGATGACTGACGTCTACGAAGGTTCTTTAATCAGAATGTTCAAGAGATTGGAAGAACTTGTAAAGGAACTGGTCGATGTTGCAAACACAATTGGTAACCAAGCATTAAGGGAGAAAATGGAAGCAGTCCTGAAACTAATACATAGAGATATTGTTTCTGCTGGCTCTTTGTATCTATAG
- the IRC8 gene encoding Irc8p (CAGL0J04950g~Ortholog(s) have role in mitotic recombination and cell periphery, cellular bud, fungal-type vacuole localization) has product MQGSRMLLMLASAVSFACGSMVIALLAQIRSITGALTVIVCATYLYGIAAFLSAVCGAKLAALNGSGLLVSFSLEMITLWASVYVFHRTNQASFMAAINHSSQRVLTSFQSLLVLKLLVSGLSIGAQINKQQPPIGDQENLPLEDSTKLVSDPEKFIPMKNSAQTLTPGMEITTNVPTRDANQNLDGRNALNSVTVVTDPNVTRTRYDSSALSGGSVIRHPLVNIANLNNTSETQMTKRRRKRLLRQFKTLHVRFKGRKTVPKALPLQVENDSQTDLHTTNKRGTILSDISGLSKGLIPFVGNNSDKESKHENSSYSLILDLAHNRNEQLSIQNSPQMEVERSAIGRFDNMLLPPYLRINPSAPKTPEVNSDHVNLLDIPHPQEEMLMKTSSNHSNVLDEFDLHTIEGPNDNVFAHDDYPTTEHVNYPSHISLEMWEKNKEDYLNTSRTKSKSLLLPIFTQDSFMDSSNINLKKLETLQESENNSQLVGLGINTSSGFSFPSKDTVESEDKLYMAPISGSNEESIVETPISPNKVSNEFYNNDDAISALDEYLKEEEHQENIDDSIMEESLNQNLSSSFILDSYGNNEVLARHSPTKSVISIMSGNTSLNHKRSYSKIASFLGHSRGNSLVTQTRLPNNSIHSSPTKSERRQRLSQKLSFSNLSDFGSPTKWENKNSNQKYNNSIGHKLNKSIDFSYIHSLQGNDGNSPTKNNIRRHSTIWDQMTQDQRRHSVATDVMYDFPSNQNSKSSFQVHNINTTRFEVNIPNPELREVSGGTIETSLSDETERYPEQAMSEYDKEKWNTLNEPVPNI; this is encoded by the coding sequence ATGCAAGGATCGCGGATGCTACTCATGCTGGCCAGTGCGGTGTCATTCGCATGCGGGTCTATGGTGATTGCGCTGCTCGCACAGATCAGGTCGATTACAGGTGCCCTGACCGTTATTGTGTGTGCGACGTACTTGTATGGTATAGCCGCTTTTTTGAGTGCAGTGTGCGGTGCGAAGCTCGCGGCGCTGAATGGTTCTGGGCTACTGGTGTCGTTCTCCTTGGAGATGATAACGCTGTGGGCGTCGGTGTATGTGTTTCACAGGACTAACCAGGCGAGTTTCATGGCCGCTATCAACCACAGCTCTCAGCGGGTGCTGACCTCTTTCCAGTCGTTATTGGTATTGAAATTGCTAGTGAGCGGGCTGAGCATCGGCGCGCAAATCAATAAGCAGCAACCACCAATTGGTGATCAAGAAAACTTACCGCTGGAAGACAGTACTAAATTGGTCAGCGACCCAGAAAAATTTATACCGATGAAAAACTCTGCACAGACTTTGACACCGGGCATGGAGATAACCACAAATGTCCCTACGAGAGACGCAAACCAAAACTTGGATGGCAGAAATGCACTTAATAGCGTCACTGTAGTGACGGACCCGAATGTAACTCGGACAAGGTACGACTCAAGCGCACTTTCTGGCGGGTCTGTGATAAGACATCCTTTAGTGAATATAGCCAACTTAAACAATACATCCGAGACACAAATGACAAAGAGAAGACGGAAGAGATTGCTACGACAATTCAAGACTTTGCATGTGAGATTTAAAGGCAGGAAAACAGTACCCAAAGCATTACCACTCCAAGTAGAAAATGACTCACAAACAGATTTGCATACCACAAATAAAAGAGGAACAATCCTCTCCGACATATCTGGTCTTTCCAAGGGACTCATACCCTTTGTAGGTAATAATTCGGACAAGGAGTCCAAGCATGAAAATAGCTCATACTCATTAATACTGGATCTTGCTCATAATCGGAATGAGCAACTATCAATCCAAAATTCACCACAGATGGAAGTGGAAAGAAGTGCAATTGGAAGATTTGATAATATGCTACTGCCGCCTTACCTACGGATCAACCCAAGTGCTCCAAAAACTCCTGAAGTCAACTCAGATCATGTAAATCTTTTAGACATTCCTCATCCACAAGAAGAGATGCTAATGAAGACTTCATCGAATCATTCTAATGTCCTGGACGAATTTGATCTCCATACAATCGAAGGGCCAAATGATAATGTTTTTGCTCATGATGACTATCCAACTACCGAACATGTCAATTATCCTAGTCATATTTCTCTGGAGATGtgggaaaaaaataaagaagattATCTAAATACCTCGCGAACAAAGTCAAAGAGTTTACTACTGCCAATATTTACACAGGACAGTTTCATGGACTCATCcaatataaatttgaaaaagttgGAAACATTACAAGAAAGCGAAAATAATAGTCAGCTTGTAGGTCTAGGAATAAATACATCATCAGGATTTAGTTTCCCATCTAAGGATACAGTCGAGTCTGAAGATAAGTTATATATGGCACCTATTAGTGGATCTAACGAGGAGTCAATAGTGGAAACACCTATCAGTCCCAACAAGGTAAGTAATGAGTTTTACAATAATGACGATGCCATTAGTGCCCTTGATGAATACctaaaagaagaagagcatCAAGAAAACATTGATGATAGCATTATGGAAGAAAGTTTGAACCAGAatctttcatcatcattcaTTCTGGACTCCTATGGTAACAATGAAGTTCTAGCCAGACATTCACCAACTAAATCAGTCATATCTATCATGAGCGGCAATACTAGCCTAAATCACAAGCGCTCTTACAGTAAAATTGCAAGTTTCCTGGGACATTCGAGGGGGAATTCTTTGGTTACACAAACAAGACTACCCAACAACTCAATTCACTCATCACCAACTAAATCAGAAAGAAGACAGAGACTAAGCcaaaaattatcattttctaatCTATCAGATTTCGGATCACCAACCAAATGGGAAAATAAGAACTCTAACCAGAAGTATAACAATAGTATTGGGCATAAGCTGAATAAGAGTATAGATTTCAGTTACATCCACTCCTTACAAGGTAACGATGGAAATTCACCAACtaaaaacaatatcagGAGACATAGCACTATCTGGGATCAAATGACTCAGGACCAACGACGCCATAGTGTAGCCACTGATGTTATGTATGACTTTCCTTCAAACCAAAACAGTAAATCAAGCTTTCAAGTTCACAACATCAACACAACAAGATTTGAAGTGAATATTCCTAATCCCGAGCTCCGTGAGGTTAGCGGAGGTACAATTGAGACTTCGCTTTCAGACGAAACCGAAAGATACCCAGAACAGGCAATGAGTGAAtatgataaagaaaaatggaatACATTAAATGAACCTGTTCCCAATATTTAA
- a CDS encoding serine/threonine-protein kinase (CAGL0J04972g~Has domain(s) with predicted ATP binding, protein kinase activity, protein tyrosine kinase activity and role in protein phosphorylation) — protein MVIAVADQRPRGFRSAFSGIFSKTDKRATGKKLAADALSLNSKAIKFAKGTTCDVVVSLDKKTGQTVAKKVYNTDRDPSKDYRDYMVTVLRNEYDILVTLRKSKYVVNVYDLDISKRTIKMEFLPFSLSRVLSMDLSPSLQEKKCYFLQICEAVQYLHSRGIVHRDLKLENIMLCADACQIKLIDFGVAVNRQDPQSLTTACKGMCGTEALMAPEVLGSISYVGEYADCWSVGIIMFQIFNISNDSVRWKPRYPWESARFSNSIYKIYSEEADTSVVLTNLEDDEDLKELILLFLHIDSLKRLTMKKALESKFLASIKGVKHSHDRTLRVCNKVFQLKH, from the coding sequence ATGGTGATAGCTGTTGCAGATCAGAGGCCTCGCGGGTTCAGAAGTGCCTTCTCGGGGATTTTCTCTAAGACCGACAAGAGGGCCACTGGTAAGAAACTGGCAGCCGATGCCCTCAGTTTGAACTCGAAGGCTATCAAGTTTGCCAAGGGTACCACTTGCGATGTCGTGGTCTCTCTGGACAAGAAGACTGGCCAGACGGTTGCGAAGAAAGTTTACAATACCGATCGGGATCCGTCAAAGGATTATAGGGACTACATGGTCACAGTTTTGAGAAATGAGTATGATATCCTTGTGACTCTGCGTAAATCCAAGTACGTGGTGAACGTGTATGACCTGGATATATCGAAACGCACCATCAAGATGGAATTCCTGCCGTTCAGTCTCAGCAGGGTACTGTCAATGGACTTGTCGCCGAGCCTCCAGGAGAAGAAATGCTACTTTCTCCAAATTTGCGAAGCTGTACAGTATTTGCACTCTAGAGGCATAGTCCACAGAGACCTGAAACTGGAAAATATAATGCTGTGTGCAGATGCCTGTCAGATaaagctcatcgatttCGGTGTCGCGGTGAACAGGCAAGACCCACAATCACTGACTACAGCATGTAAAGGCATGTGCGGTACAGAAGCATTAATGGCACCTGAAGTGTTAGGCAGCATATCCTATGTCGGCGAGTATGCTGACTGTTGGTCCGTCGGGATAATAATGTTCCAGATCTTCAACATTTCTAATGACTCAGTTAGATGGAAACCTCGTTACCCTTGGGAATCAGCAAGGTTTTCAAATAGCATTTACAAGATTTATTCAGAAGAAGCAGACACTAGTGTTGTACTAACCAATCTAGAAGACGACGAAGATTTGAAAGAGCTTATCTTGCTGTTTTTACACATCGATTCCTTGAAGCGACTGACTATGAAGAAAGCACTAGAGAGTAAATTTTTGGCATCAATTAAAGGTGTTAAACATAGCCACGACAGAACTCTCAGAGTTTGCAATAAAGTTTTTCAGCTAAAACATTAA
- the PEP8 gene encoding retromer subunit PEP8 (CAGL0J04994g~Ortholog(s) have protein transporter activity), with the protein MFFKSPVDIEIQLDGEETRKHVDVTNTSNSKTLKESYPLFEDGESISGNITMRVRDGRRVEHLGVKVSVIGSIDMVNGVGSGKSNSQSSFGTSTDVNKKCVDQFLTLSYDLCPPGELQHTKTFPFLFKDINKQYESYTGKNVDVTYAVKVTVIRKSADVSKMKRLWVYLYNDLSKPIIENTNLINTDTSEGENSDKNKVEAFKKPVKLDIGIENCLHIEFEYSKAEFSLKDVIVGRIYFLLTRLKIKHMEISLITRESAGIHTGNTLTDTTAVRYEIMDGSPVKGETIPIRLFLGGYSLTPTMSNNQFNVKNYLSLVIIDEDGRRYFKQSEIILYRTRQ; encoded by the coding sequence ATGTTCTTCAAGTCACCTGTGGATATTGAAATACAGTTAGATGGTGAAGAAACCAGGAAGCATGTGGATGTGACAAATACTAGCAACTCCAAGACTCTTAAGGAGAGTTATCCGTTGTTCGAAGATGGGGAATCTATTAGTGGTAATATTACCATGAGAGTTCGAGATGGTAGGAGAGTTGAGCATTTGGGGGTGAAAGTGTCAGTGATAGGGTCAATTGATATGGTCAATGGTGTTGGATCTGGGAAATCTAATTCACAGTCTTCTTTTGGTACGAGTACGGATGTTAATAAGAAATGTGTTGACCAATTTTTAACACTGAGTTACGACCTTTGTCCACCTGGTGAACTACAACATACAAAGACATTCCCTTTTCTGTTCAAAGACATAAACAAACAGTATGAGTCCTATACCGGCAAAAATGTTGACGTGACATACGCTGTGAAAGTCACAGTAATTAGGAAGTCCGCAGATGTGtcaaaaatgaaaaggCTTTGGGTTTATCTATATAACGACCTTTCGAAGCCcattattgaaaacacCAATCTGATTAATACAGATACTTCAGAAGGAGAGAACAGTGACAAAAACAAAGTTGAAGCGTTCAAAAAACCAGTTAAGCTTGATATTGGTATTGAAAACTGTTTACATATTGAATTCGAGTACTCGAAAGCTGAGTTTAGTTTGAAAGATGTAATAGTTGGTAGAATATACTTTTTGTTAACAAGACTTAAAATAAAGCATATGGAAATAAGTCTAATAACTAGAGAGTCTGCTGGTATTCATACCGGAAATACACTGACCGATACTACAGCAGTACGATATGAAATAATGGATGGTTCTCCAGTAAAAGGAGAGACTATTCCGATAAGACTATTTTTAGGCGGATATAGCCTAACGCCTACAATGTCCAATAATCAATTCAATGTCAAGAACTATTTAAGCTTGGTAATAattgatgaggatgggaGAAGATACTTTAAGCAATCGGAAATCATATTGTACAGGACAAGACAATAG
- the TIM54 gene encoding Tim22-complex subunit TIM54 (CAGL0J05016g~Putative component of the mitochondrial Tim54p-Tim22p complex involved in insertion of proteins into the inner mitochondrial membrane) has protein sequence MNPALKALGLGNFKLPSRNWTIFWTVLAGSLGGVGYDKYQQRQIISRYCDEVKPLSLQHCDVNKSPRKITVFIAPPPNDYLETSLKIWRRYIKPVLYYAGLDYEVIEEDRQGIIRSEVASRIRQLRRELLEADNEQQGNSGDSLLSIFKKPHAKDPEEEQKFDPEQARQFKADFDFRNVMGIYTKVPKLDTIVQTDSLVADPVLAGGVVCVGRGAYKEYITGLHEGLLGPLDPPEETTQEVEMGSKLKSMNDGDNVETTVETAVETMVETTLESADKVEVEGKDTENEEGKDEPDEEKSRVLKPYLLRTAFHDTPIPPEVEPVLEKDALLKDPKTNVPSLLHQPVLVIPVPNLIGFLTIPERIYRFYQRRFFVDEVCREASNLVKQEHIVKYEPDKHINLALEEESDWPKQWVKTGIEKNSEWTQELVQDQRVVSKMHVFELPKHTTKDTKE, from the coding sequence ATGAATCCCGCTTTGAAGGCTCTTGGGTTGGGCAACTTCAAGTTGCCCTCGCGGAACTGGACAATCTTCTGGACGGTGCTGGCCGGCTCGCTGGGTGGTGTGGGTTACGACAAGTACCAGCAGAGGCAGATTATCAGCAGGTACTGTGACGAGGTGAAGCCTTTGTCGTTGCAGCATTGCGACGTGAACAAGTCGCCAAGAAAGATCACCGTGTTCATCGCACCACCACCGAACGATTACCTCGAGACATCGCTGAAGATCTGGAGAAGGTACATCAAGCCGGTGTTGTACTATGCGGGCTTGGATTACGAAGTCATAGAGGAGGATAGACAAGGAATTATCAGGTCAGAAGTTGCGTCAAGGATAAGGCAACTGCGAAGAGAGTTGCTGGAAGCTGATAATGAGCAACAAGGAAATAGTGGGGACTCCTTGTTGTCGATCTTCAAGAAACCACACGCAAAGGAccctgaagaagaacaaaaatttGACCCAGAGCAAGCGAGACAGTTTAAGGCAGATTTCGATTTCCGTAATGTCATGGGCATTTATACTAAAGTTCCGAAACTGGACACTATTGTGCAGACTGATTCTTTAGTAGCTGATCCAGTCCTGGCAGGTGGCGTTGTCTGTGTCGGAAGAGGTGCATACAAGGAGTATATCACTGGCTTACATGAAGGTTTATTGGGTCCTCTGGATCCACCTGAGGAGACAACACAGGAGGTCGAAATGGGCTCTAAATTGAAGTCCATGAATGACGGAGATAATGTAGAAACTACCGTAGAAACTGCCGTGGAAACAATGGTCGAAACAACACTGGAAAGCGCTGATAAAGTGGAAGTAGAAGGAAAAGATACAGAAAATGAGGAAGGAAAAGATGAAcctgatgaagaaaaatcaagAGTGCTGAAACCGTATTTACTGAGAACAGCGTTCCATGACACGCCAATACCGCCAGAGGTCGAGCCAGTGCTTGAAAAAGATGCTTTACTGAAAGATCCGAAGACTAACGTTCCATCACTGCTGCACCAACCTGTGCTAGTTATCCCAGTACCAAACTTGATCGGTTTCCTCACAATCCCAGAAAGAATCTACAGATTCTACCAAAGAAGATTCTTTGTTGATGAAGTATGCCGTGAAGCCTCCAACTTGGTGAAGCAGGAACATATTGTCAAATATGAACCTGATAAACATATAAACTTGGCactagaagaagaatcGGACTGGCCTAAGCAATGGGTGAAAACCGGAATTGAGAAAAACAGTGAATGGACTCAGGAATTAGTACAGGATCAAAGAGTGGTCTCGAAGATGCATGTCTTTGAACTACCAAAACATACCACCAAAGATACTAAAGAGTAG